The genome window gttagctaatcaTTGCAAACCACTGAGGCCAATTATGTAGCATGTTTGTTTACGTATCTGTATAACTATAACTAATTATAACTAACAGCAACACAATAAGatttacatcatgtatatacagtaccagtcaaatgtttggacccacctactcattcaagggtttttctttatttttactattttctatattgtagaataataatgaagacatcaaaactatgaaataacacatatagaatcatgtaataaccaaaaaagtgttaaacaaatcaaaatatattttatatttgagattcttcagagtagccacccttttccttgataacagctttgcacacgcttggtgTTCTCTCAGCCAGCaacatgaggaatgcttttccaacagtcttcaaggagttcacacatatgctgagcatttgttggctgcttttccttcactctgcggtccaactcatcccaaaccatctgaattgggttgaggccgggtgattgtggaggcaatGTCATCTGATAGCCCTTACACGGCCAGGAGgggtgttttggatcattgtcctgttgaaaaacaaatgatagtcccgctacgcgcaaactagatgggatggcgtatcgctgcagaatgctgtggtagtcatgctggttaagtgtgcctttaattctaaataaatcactgacagtgtccccagcaaagcaccatcacacctcctcctccatgcttcacggagggaaccacacatgcagagatcatccgttcacctactctgcgtttcacaaagacatggcggttggaacaaaaaatcactctcccaaaggacagatttccactggtctaatgtccattgctcgtgtttcttggcccaggcaaggctcttcttattattggtatcctttagtagtggtttctttgcagcgaaggtctgattcacgcagtctcctctgaacagttgatgttgagatgtgtctgttacttgaactctgtgaagcatttatttgggctgcaattcctgaggctggtaactctaatgaacttatcctctgcagcataggtatctctgggtctttcctgtggcggtcctcatgagagccagttacatcatagcgcttgatggtttttgcgaatgcacttgaaaaaactttcaaagttcttgtcttaaagtaatgatggactgttgtttctctttgcttatttgagctgttcttgccataatatggacttagtcttttaccaaatagggctatcttctgtataccaaccctacattgtcacaacacaactgattggttcaaacacattaagaaggaaataaatttacttttaacaaagcacacatgttaattgaaatgcatttcaggtgacttatccagaacaaattccagtccccaaatccagaacaaattcaaagaaagcgtacagtattatatagagcccttattgcatggaacttcatTCCATCTAATATTGCTAAAATAAACAGCAAACTTGGTTTAAAATAAcggataaagcaacacctcacagaacaacgcctctcccctatttgacctagatagtttgtgtgtatgcattgatatgtaggctacatgtgcctttaaaaaaaaaagatgtatcttgttctgtccttgagctgttcttgtctattaatgttctgtattatgtcatgttttgtgtggaccccaggaacagtagctgctgcttttgcaacagctaatgaggatccaaataaaataccaatacctcatgaagctggttgagagaatgccaagagtgtgcaaagctggcatcaaggcaaaaggtggctatttgaagaatctcaaatataacatatatttggatttgtttaacacatttttggttactacatgattccatatgtgttaattcatagttttgatgtcttcactattattctataatgtagaaaatagtacaaataaagaaaaacccttgaatgactaggtgtgtccaaacttttgacgggtACTGTATATACAAGTTACATTCAAGTTTATCATGTGTTGTTGATAAACTCAGTTGCTCATTCCATGATATGTCTCTGTACTCCCCAGACCTCAGGTCCTGAGAGGTCATTGCAGGAGAGACAGAAGCAGCACATGGCTCGCGGCTTGCCCAAACAAAAGCCCATTGCTGGAGTGAAACAAGTTATTGTGGTGGCCTCAGGGAAGGGGGGTGTTGGGAAATCAACCACTGCAGGTAAGCAGGTTCTTATTGGGCTCTCTGTGCTGCTCATTCATGAAACATTTGCACAAATGTGTGCAATTTGCATACATTTCAACAGACAGTGGTTTGGTCTGATCTTTTTATCTTTATGAAACACATATTTTTATACAGTGTAGTCATTTGCTAGCCTACAACCTTTTTCCTCCCCTCAACAGTGAATTTGGCCCTTGGACTCACAGCTAATGATCCAGTAAGGAAAGCACCATTATTAATTTGCTCATTTTGTTATTACTGTTGCATACCAATATTTGCCCAAATGGGTATGCAGAACtatgacaatctctctctctctgttttactacATTTTCCACTCAGTCGCTCTTCATGTCTCTTTTCTGCACACAGAGTAAAACAGTGGGCATCTTAGACGCTGATGTTTACGGTCCCTCAGTTCCTAAGCTGATGAGCCTGAAGGGGAACCCAGAACTAACTGACAGTAGGAGACATCGATCTGAATGTAGTCTCGCTTTAGGAATCAAACTGAAAAGACAACCTATGTTTTCTTTGTGTTTTCAGACAACCTAATGAGACCACTTATGAATTTTGGGATTCCATGGTGAGTATATTTATCTCCAATTGCTAGTGACAGGGGAGGTATGCAAACAAATAAATCATTGAGTCATTGACTGTCATGTCCATCTGTCATCCTTGTGTCCTCAGTATGTCCATGGGGTTTCTGGTAGAGGATGTTGCACCCATTGTCTGGAGGGGCctgatggtgatgtcagctataGAGAAGCTACTTAGACAGGTGGGGGAAACTGATCATTCATGTACACTGACCTACAAAGGCAAAGTGCGGTAACTACGAATTTGGTCCAAAATCTTTGGTCTGTTGTAATGGCCTTGTGTATATATAAGTAACAAGGCcctagggggtgtggtatatgtccaatataccaaggctaagggctgttcttaggcacgacgcaacgcagagtgcctggatacagcccttagccgtggtatattggccatataccacaaacccccgaggtgccttattgctattataaactggttacaaacttaattagagcagtaaaaatatatgttttgtcatacccgtggtataaggtctgatataccgcgtctgtcagccaatcagcattcagggctcaatcCACAAGTTTATAATCTcatgaatgtgtttttttgttttctgaGACAAGAACAAGCCAGTCAATCAGAATATATCATGAAGTACCAGAATTTAGACAGAAAGACTTTGAAGTGAGACTTTGCAGTTAATGCACTTTTCTTTTGTAGGGCACTAGAGTAATCCGTGTTAGTTTTTATACTAGCGATATCAGCTACTAGAAATGTTAGGTCGCCATGTCTTTTTTTTGTTACCTATGCAGGTAGATTGGGGACTGCTGGACTACCTGGTTATTGACATGCCACCTGGGACTGGAGATGTTCAGTTATCAATCACTCAGAACGTCCCAATAGCAGGAGCAGTGATCGTGTCCACTCCTCAGGATATTGCCTTGCTGGATGCACGCAGAGGAGCAGAAATGTTCAGGAAGGTCAATGTACCGGTAAGAGCTTTGGATGCTAAATGCCACTTTATTCTTACTTCAATTCTTTTCAAATGACCTTGGTAAGGACAAAATACACATTTGTGAGATGTTGATCTatgcacactgaacaaaaatataaatgcaacatgcaacaatttcaaagattttactgagttacagttcatacaaggaaacaggtcaattgaaataaatccattatgccctaaactatggatttcacatgactgaggaatacagatatgcagctgttggtaacagataccttaaaaaaaggtagaggcgtggatcagaaaaccagtcagtatctggtgtgaacaccatttgcctcaggcagcatgacacatctcctttgcatagagttgatcaggctgttgattgtggcctgtggaatgttgtcacactcctcttcaatggctgtgcgaagtggcTGGATAtttgcgggaactggaacacgctgtcgtacacattgatccagagcatcccaaacatgctcaatggatgacatgtctggtgactatacaggccatggaagaactgggacattttcagcttccaggaattgtgatcagatccttgcgacatggggctgtgcattatcattctgaggtgatggcggcaggaTCAATGGCACGacagtgggcctcaggatctcgtcacggtatctttgtgcattcaaattgccatcgataaaatgcaattgtgttcgttgttcaTAGCTTACgcctgccaataccataaccccaccgccaccatggggcactcatgGTGGCATCAgcaaatgttgacatcagcaaaccgcttgcctaCACAACACCATACAGGCTGTCTGCCATCTTCCCCGTACAGTTGAAACcgtgattcatccgtgaagagcacacttctccagtgtgccagtggccatcgaaggtgagcatttgcccactgaagtcggttgcgacgccaaactgcagtcaggtcaagaccctggtgaggaaaacgagcacgcagatgagcttccctgagatggtttctgaaagttttgcagaaattcttcagttgtgcaaacccacagtttcatcagctgtccgggtggctggtctcagatcattccgcaggtgaagaagccagatgttgagttcctgggctggcatggttacacatgttctgcagttgtgaggccggttggatctactgctaaattttctaaaatgacgttggaggtggcttatggtagagaaattaacatgaaattatctggcaacagctctggtggattaTTCCTGCAGCCAgcctgccaattgcatgctccctcaaaacttgagacattggtgctgttgtgtgacaaaactgcacattttagtggccttttattgtccccagcacaaggtgcacttgtgtaatgatcaagcTGTTTCGTCTGCTtcttgtcaggtggatgtattatcctggcaaaggagaaatgctcactaacggggagaaatacgctttttgtgcatgtggaacatgtctgggatcttttatttcagctcatggaacatgggaccaacactttacatgttgcgtttatatttttgttcagtgtatatttatatatatatgtcacaTCTCATAGGTCCTGGGCATAGTCCAGAATATGAGCGTGTTTCAGTGCCCCAAGTGTAACCACCAGACCCATATCTTTGGGGCAGATGGAGCAAGGGCTCTTGCTGATACTCTGGGAGTACAATTATTGGGTAAGACCCATTTCAAACATAAATCATTACAGATTTCATTATTTCTCTCAATCTCATATGTAATAGAATGATAGTATAGTGTTGAGACTgatgtctctccctcctctgtctagGAGACATTCCTCTTCACCTGAGCATCAGAGAGATGTCAGACAGAGGCCAGCCTGTAGTGGTGTCCTCACCTGACAGCCCTGAGGTTGGTATGCTGCTTGGATGACAATAGATTGCCAATGTTTATCTTGACTATGTTGGAAAACAAACAGTGTATTCTTCACCATAACATTGTATACATTTGACACTTTTGAGAGTTTGCCATGTTAGTTTTCTACCTGGGTTTGTTTAATATGGCTGCCTATGCCTATTGTTTTAGGCTGAGGCCTACAGAAAGGTGGCGACTGCCGTGGTCCAGCGCCTAGAAGAACTCTCTGGTTGAGTTATTGCCCTCTACTGTGTAGGACAACTGGACAACTGGTCATCTACAGGAgattcagtgcattcggaaagtattcagaccccttgactttttccacattttgttattctaaaatggattaaatcgtttttttcccccctcatcaatatacacacaataccccataatgacaaagcaaaaacaggtttttagatttttttgcaaatgtattaaaaataaaaaactgatatatcatttacgtaagtattcagacccttctcaatactttgttacagcctcgagtctttttcgatcgattacagccttgagtcttcttgggtatgacgctacaagcttgccacacctgtatttggggagtttctcccattcttctttgcagatcccctcaagctctgtcaggttggatggggagcgtcactgcactgctattttcaggtctctccagagatattcaagtccgggctctggctgggccactcaaggacattgagagacttgtcccgaagccactcctgtgttgtattggctgtgtgcttagggtcgttgtcctgttggaagatgaaccttcgacccagtcttgtgtcctgagcgctctggagcaggttttcatcaaggatctcgctgtactttgctccgttcatctttcccttgatcctgagtagtctcccagaccctgccgctgaaaaacatccccacagcatgatgctgccaccaccatgcttcatcgtagggatggtgccaggtttcctcctggcatgacgctttgcattcaggccaaagagttcaatcttggtttcatcagaccagagaatcttgtttgtcatggtctgagagtccttcaggtgccttttggcaaactccaagcgggctgtcatgtgccttttactaaggagtggcttccgtctggccactctaccataaagcctgatttgtagagtgctgcagagatggttgtccttctggaaggttctcccatctccactgaggaactctggagctctgtcagagtgaccatcaggttcttggtcacttccctgacccaaggcccttctcccccgattgctcagtttgaccgggtggccagctctaggaagagtcttggtggttccaaacttcttccatttaagaatgatggaggacactgtgttcttggggactttcaatgctgcagacatttttttggtatccttccccagatatgtgcgtcgacacaatcctgtctcagagctctacggacaattccttcgacttaatggcttggtttttgctctgacatgcactgtcaactgtgggaccttatagagacaggtgtgtgcctttccaaatcatgtcgaatcaattgaattaaccacaggtggactccaatccaagttgtagaaacatctcaaaaatgatcaatggaaacaggatgcacctgagctcaattttgagtctcatagcaaagggcctaaatagttatgtaaataagatatttctgttttttatttttaacaaatttgcaaaaatgtctaattacctgttttctctttgtcattatggggtattggttgatgagggggaaaaaatattttatccattgtagaataagactgtaacgtaacaaaatgtggaaaaagtgaaggggtctgaatactttccgagtgcacTGTAGACCAGAAGAACCCTGCACTCCTCCATATCCCTAGCTGTGGAGTACGCACAAATCCTTGGTGTCTGATCTGATTACATATCTGTTACATAGTTATTCTATGGAATTATGTACATTCCATATAGTAAGTATGTATATCTAGACCGTGGTAGCATAATGTTCCGTTTCAATAGCAATCTGTCTCTTCAAACCAATGTGTATTCAGTATATAGATCCAGTATTCAGTGTTCAGTCTGATATTCAAATACAACACGTTTAATTCAAGCCTTGAGAACAAAATGTACAGGCGACAGTAAACTAAATGAAAGTGATTTATGCCCTAAAAGCTTAGAGCAAAAATAAAGGAATGCTTTATGTTGTTTTTTCTTTCTGACTTGATGCTTGATACCTCTTTCTGATGCCTGGTGAGTTATTCTTTTGTAAATGTTGCCTGGTGAGTTGTTCTTTTGTAAATGTTGATGCCTGGTGAGTTGTTCTTTTGTAAATGTTGATGCCTGGTGAGTTGTTCTTTTGTAAATGTTGTTGCCTGGTGAGTTGTTCTTTTGTAAATGTTGTTTACAATATTTACACAATCTTCCATCTTCACGAAATGCAGCTAATGTTCCCAATGTCAGAGATGAAAATAAACAACCTAGAACATTAGCTGCATTTCGTGAAGATGGAAGATTGTGTAAATATTGTAAACAACATTTACAAAAGAACAACTCACCAGGCAACAACATTTACAAAAGAACAACTCACCAGGCATCAACATTTACAAAAGAATAACTCACCAGGCATCAACATTTACAAAAGAACAACTCACCAGGCAACGACATTTACAAAAGAACAACTCACCAGGCAACGACATTTACAAAAGAACAACTCACCAGGCAACAACATTTACAAAAGAACAACTCACCAGGCATCAACATTTACAAAAGAACAACTCACCAGGCATCAACATTTACAAAAGAATAACTCACCAGGCATCAACATTTACAAAAGAATAACTCGTTTGACTTGAAGCCAGTAAGGGTTGCAGTTACTCTCTATAAACACCTGGTGGCACTGCATATCAAATCAAACATCCCACTTCCCAGGCCACCAGTCATATTTATTTCCTCATCCTGAGTTGGATGAGCTCTCTGTGACTTGTGCAAACAGGACCACTTCCTGCATATTTCTGTTGCTCCCTAGACTCCGCTAACTACAGCAGCTGTTTCACTTCCAACCGAACCAACCGCCATGAAAGCCAAGCCAGACGGCTCGGTGTCTTATCGGGTCAATGAGCGTTGAATGtttactactgttctgttcctctgtaGCTATGGTTATTCATTTGCATGCTGCTCTATATTGGAGGAACAGAATATGAAGTCCTACCAAAGCCCTCCGGACCAGTTCTTATTTCAGCAGCTCTGTCTGTGGTCTGAGGCCTGTCTTGTCCTGGAGACACTGTCTGGGGTTAAGACAGTGTGCCACTTACGAAAAAAGAGTGCAGTATAATCACAGTATGCGGAAactactgcgtccaaaataccacagtcggtCGCAGTTAAATGTG of Salmo salar chromosome ssa01, Ssal_v3.1, whole genome shotgun sequence contains these proteins:
- the LOC106601900 gene encoding iron-sulfur protein NUBPL isoform X1, with product MAHCSYSKFSHILKLTTANLNKPTVLRTGRDIQHAPQRCKYFIRFHKTSGPERSLQERQKQHMARGLPKQKPIAGVKQVIVVASGKGGVGKSTTAVNLALGLTANDPSKTVGILDADVYGPSVPKLMSLKGNPELTDNNLMRPLMNFGIPCMSMGFLVEDVAPIVWRGLMVMSAIEKLLRQVDWGLLDYLVIDMPPGTGDVQLSITQNVPIAGAVIVSTPQDIALLDARRGAEMFRKVNVPVLGIVQNMSVFQCPKCNHQTHIFGADGARALADTLGVQLLGDIPLHLSIREMSDRGQPVVVSSPDSPEAEAYRKVATAVVQRLEELSG
- the LOC106601900 gene encoding iron-sulfur protein NUBPL isoform X2, which translates into the protein MARGLPKQKPIAGVKQVIVVASGKGGVGKSTTAVNLALGLTANDPSKTVGILDADVYGPSVPKLMSLKGNPELTDNNLMRPLMNFGIPCMSMGFLVEDVAPIVWRGLMVMSAIEKLLRQVDWGLLDYLVIDMPPGTGDVQLSITQNVPIAGAVIVSTPQDIALLDARRGAEMFRKVNVPVLGIVQNMSVFQCPKCNHQTHIFGADGARALADTLGVQLLGDIPLHLSIREMSDRGQPVVVSSPDSPEAEAYRKVATAVVQRLEELSG